The Rhinolophus ferrumequinum isolate MPI-CBG mRhiFer1 chromosome 4, mRhiFer1_v1.p, whole genome shotgun sequence genome has a window encoding:
- the LOC117021312 gene encoding Y-box-binding protein 1-like — protein sequence MSQALVEFRCKVVNTQQTPNRDRCHPRRRAPPRNYQQNDQNSESLRPSPTALALPQAAVRTMRRPYGRRPQYSNPPVQGEAMEGANNQGAGEQGRPMRQNMHRAIDRDSAGAL from the coding sequence ATGTCACAGGCCCTGGTGGAGTTCCGGTGCAAAGTAGTCAATACGCAGCAGACCCCGAACCGTGACAGATGCCATCCACGTCGCAGGGCTCCTCCACGCAATTACCAGCAGAATGACCAGAACAGTGAGAGCCTAAGGCCAAGCCCAACCGCGCTGGCCCTACCGCAGGCGGCGGTTCGCACCATGCGGAGACCCTATGGGCGACGACCACAATATTCCAACCCTCCTGTGCAGGGAGAAGCAATGGAGGGTGCTAACAACCAGGGTGCTGGAGAACAAGGTAGACCAATGAGACAGAATATGCATCGGGCTATCGACCGGGATTCTGCAGGGGCCCTCTGA